The following DNA comes from Streptococcus pasteurianus.
ATTTTTACATTATGCACCGTTTTGATGAAGAGGCTCGTAAACCATTTGTTGAGCGTATGCACGAGCAAGGGTTAATTGCGTCTATTTCAGTAGGTGTTAAAGACTATGAGTACGATTTCGTCACAAGTTTAAAAGATGATGCGCCTGAATTTATCACAATTGACATTGCCCATGGACATTCTGATAGTGTGATTAATATGATTCAACACATCAAAAAAGAATTACCTAAAACCTTTGTCATTGCTGGTAATGTTGGAACGCCAGAGGCTGTTCGTGAGTTAGAAAATGCTGGCGCTGATGCCACGAAAGTTGGTATTGGTCCAGGGAAAGTTTGTATTACTAAAGTAAAAACTGGTTTTGGAACAGGTGGGTGGCAATTAGCTGCGCTTCGTTGGTGTGCAAAAGCTGCTCGTAAGCCGATTATTGCTGATGGGGGAATTCGTACGCACGGTGATATTGCCAAATCGATTCGCTTTGGTGCAACAATGGTTATGATTGGTTCATTATTTGCAGGGCATTTGGAAAGCCCAGGAAAATTGGTTGAAGTAGATGGTGAGCAGTATAAAGAATATTACGGTTCAGCTTCTGAATACCAAAAAGGTGAACATAAAAATGTCGAAGGAAAGAAAATCTTATTGCCAGTCAAAGGACATTTGAAAGATACCCTTGTTGAAATGCAAGAGGATCTTCAAAGTGCTATTTCTTATGCAGGTGGACGTGATTTGCACAGCTTAACACGTGTTGATTACGTCATCGTTAAAAATTCCATTTGGAATGGTGATTCGATTTAAGTTTGAAATAGATATAAAAGCCGCTCTTTTGGAGAGGCTTTCTTTGCATTTTAATGATAAAACTCTGAAAATACTTTGTTTAAGTCGACATCTGCCTCGGCTAGCACCTTTTCCTTAGAACGAACAGCAGTTCCTTGTTGGGCTCTGACAAGGTGGAAAGCGTCAAAATCATAATTTCTTGGCAAATGCCACGAATGTAGTTAGGAGCAATGTTCAGAGTTGTATAGTGGTCTTGGTTAGTGTAAATAGCATCGAACCGCTGCAAGAAGCCAAAGCACTTGGCAATCATCGGTCATTATCCCAACAGAGCCATTATCAGTGTATTTGAATGCTTTGCAAGCAATTACATATTGTCACTCTTTCATTCGTGAGGTCAGATTGAAATTATGCAAAGGTGACACATAACAATGCTTGTGATTGTTTTGCTAGAGCTAATTCAATATCAGTCAATGGAAGATTGTCAACTTGTTTTTTTCAAAATTCTTAATAATTTGTCTGGTTCAATATGTGGACTGTCTGTCGCATAAAGACTTAAAATTGTGAGGTCATCGTTTGAAAATTGGGCAGCATAATCATCATAATTTATTTAAATCAATTGAAATGATTGACAGTAGAGTCTTTTGGGTTAACGGTTTGTGGTTATTGATTTAGTTATTCATTCTATTTGTGACTTTATGGATTGGTGCTTAGCCTGATCACGCTCAACCTTTGGTGATATTTATTGTGCTGAGCATATTGTGGACTTTGTCTTATCGACTGCTTTATTATTTCTTGAGTGAGATTAATGTCCCAATACTACCTTACCTTCATCCTTATCGTATAATGTTAAATATCCTAACAGTTTATAGTGTCTTGATGGTAACAGCGCTCATTCAATCACCTTTAGGATTATTAGCTTCTTATAGTGTTAACGTTTTTTTCACTTAATAACATGTTAATGACTGTATTTTCAGAAAATTACTTCTTTTAATATAGGACTAATGTCATCTTGCCATATAACCGTTGAAAATGATACAATAGACGTGTCATTAGTTAGTGATGGTTAAAATTTAATAAAACTTATTTATGCTACGAATGGGCGTAGCGTTTCTACAAGGCACCGTAATGTCTAACAATAAGTCTTTGCTCAATGATAGTTGAGATGTTTTTGCATATAGTTGTGAAAATATGACCGAGTAACAAGAGGTGTTTACCATATGTGTAAACACCTCTTGTTTGCTTTTATATGTGCCCTTATGCTTAGTCACGTTTCATCATAAGTTATTATTTTTAGCCAATTCGCTTTTAAAAATTTTCAGAAGGAGAATCCATGAAATTATTGGAAAATCGCATCTTAAATGATGGGAATGTTTTAGGTGAGGACATCTTAAAAGTAGATAGTTTCCTAACTCACCAAGTTGACTATGAATTAATGCAGGAAATCGGCAAAGTCTTTGCTGATGCCTACAAAGATGCTGGTATTACTAAGGTTGTTACTATCGAAGCATCAGGTATTGCCCCAGCTCTCTACGCAGCGCAAGCGATGAACGTTCCGATGATTTTTGCTAAAAAAGCGAAAAATATCACGATGACTGAAGGTATTTTAACTGCAGAAGTTTATTCATTTACAAAACGTGTGACTAGCACTGTATCAATCGCAAGTAAATTCTTGTCAGAAGATGATACTGTTCTCATCGTTGATGATTTCTTAGCAAACGGACAAGCTGCTAAAGGACTTTTGGAAATCATTGGTCAAGCAGGAGCGAAAGTTGCTGGTATTGGGATTGTCATTGAAAAATCCTTCCAAACCGGTCGCCAATTATTGGAAGAAACTGGTGTTCCTGTAACATCATTAGCACGTATCAAAGAATTTAAAGATGGACAAGTTGTCTTTATGGAGGCAGATGCGTAAAATGGAAATGAACGAACAAAAACATTCACAAGCAGCGATTCTTGGTTTACAACACTTGCTTGCTATGTATGCTGGGTCAATTTTAGTGCCAATCATGATTGCTGGCGCACTTAATTATTCAGCTGAACAGTTGACTTATCTTATCTCAACAGACATTTTCATGTGTGGGGTTGCAACATTCTTACAACTTCAATTGCGCAAACACTTTGGTATTGGGCTTCCAGTTGTTCTTGGATGTGCTTTCCAATCAGTTGCTCCGCTTTCAATCATTGGCGCTAAACAAGGTTCAGGGTACATGTTTGGTGCTTTGATTGTGTCAGGAATTTACGTTATTTTGATTTCTGGTATTTTTTCAAAAATTGCCGATTTCTTTCCACCGGTTGTGACAGGTTCAGTTATCACAACAATTGGTTTAACATTGATTCCTGTTGCAATTGGAAATATGGGAAACAATGCTGATTCTCCAACGGCTCAATCAATGATTTTAGCCTTGATAACAATTGCTATCGTGCTTGCGGTTAATGTTTTTGCAAAAGGCTTTATCAAATCTATTGCGATTTTGATTGGCTTGATTGGTGGGACAATTATTGCAGCTTTCATGGGCTTGGTTGACACGTCAGTTGTTACTGAAGCACCGCTTGTTCACATTCCACAACCATTCTACTTCGGTGCACCAAAATTTGAAATCACATCGATTGTGATGATGTGTATCATTGCGACCGTTTCAATGGTTGAATCAACTGGTGTTTATCTTGCCTTGTCTGATTTGACTGGCGAAAAACTTGACAGTAAACGCCTCCGCAATGGTTACCGTGCAGAAGGTGCAGCTGTTTTACTCGGTGGTATTTTCAATACATTCCCATATACGGGATTTTCACAAAACGTTGGTTTGGTTCGTATTTCTGGTATTAAAACACGCCGTTCAATCTACTACACAGCCTTGTTCCTTATTATTCTTGGACTTCTTCCCAAATTCGGTGCTATGGCGCAAATGATTCCTAGCCCAGTTCTTGGTGGTGCTATGATTGTTCTTTTTGGTATGGTGGCTCTTCAAGGGATGCAAATGCTCAATCAAGTTGACTTCCAACATAACGAACACAACTTTATCATTGCAGCGGTGTCAATTGCTTGTGGTGTTGGTTTTGACGGAACAAATCTTTTTAATAGTCTACCAAGCACACTTCAAATGTTTTTGACAAATGGTATTGTTATCGCAACTTTGTTTGCTGTTGTTCTTAACTTGATTTTAAACGGTAAAACAAAAACAGAAGAAACAAAATAAACTAAAAAAGCATTTCTAAGGAATTCCCTTGGAAATGTTTTTTTGTATCTTATGAATAGAGTAATTGAAAATCTTGTTTAAGACCGCTGGTGATTGCAAAACGATTATCTTTGGTAATGATAATTCCTTCGATATTTGGGGTGCTTTGAATGGTCTCAAAAGCTTGCTTAATTGGCAGACCAAATAGACGTGTCGTCCATATTTCACAATCAACAGATAGGTCTGAAACAATTGTTAAACTCGCCATATCAGTTTCGATAGGATAACCTGTATGTCGGTCAAAAATATGATGATAATCCTTATCACCAACTTGTAGGTGTCGTTCGTAAATACCTGAAGTCACGACGGATTTATTTTTGATTGTTAAAATACCAAGATTGTTGCCACGTTGTTTTTGGGGATGTTGGATACCAATATGCCAAACACCATTTTCACGCTTGGGATTATCGCCATAAACAAGGACATTGCCACCAAGGTTAATCATGGCAGAACTAACATTTTCAGTTTTCAAATAATCCATGATTTTATCTGCAATGTAACCCTTGGCTAACGCACCAAGGTCAATTTTCATGCCCTTGTGATTAAGAAATACACTTTTTTCAGCTGCATTTAAAATGATGTGTTCTGGGTTTGCGAGTGCAATAGCTTTCTGAATGTTTTCCTTGTCAGGAACCTTGGTATCTTCGAAACCAATGCGCCAGCTTTGCACCAAAGGACCAATAGCAATATCAAGATTGCTAGGTTGTAAAAGACTATGCGTCTTACCAAGTTCGATAAGCTCAAACAAATCTGGATGAACAGTGACAGGAGCGATACCAGCATTATGATTAATAATCATTAGCTCAGAATCATTATCATTGGCGCTAAAGCGATTCTTATAAACGGTTAGAAGATGACAGGTTTCCTTGATGTGCTGTTGGGGAGTGTCAGAATCAACGACAATATCAATAATCGTTCCCATCATCTTTACGCTATGAGTAAGTTGCAAAATGTCACCTCCAAAATCAGTTTATGAAATTAGGATAACGCTTTCTATCACGAAAATCAAGCTCAAAAGTACAAAAAAACTTTCCTAATCGACATGACTAGGAAAGCAGTAAGTGTTTTAAAATTAACAAAGTTAGTTTTTCTTTTTCATTTCGCCATGTGGGTAGTAAGTTCCTTCTGGCATATCATTGATGAAAACGTGGATAGCTTCTTTTGGAGCTTTAGCAACACGTGAAACAACCTCAGTTACTTCGCGAGCAAGCTCAATTTTTTGTTCTTCAGTACGACCTTCGAATAAATCGATTTTTACGAATGGCATAAGAATCTCCTTTTATAATTTATCTAACACAAACATTGTAGCATATTTGGCGAATAAATTCAGTAACTTTCAGGAAAGAGAAGAAGCATTTTCAAAGGTAAATATTATTTAAAGAGTTTCAGAATATCAGAAAGAGCAAATGTGATTTTATGGTAAAATTTATTATAGGCTGCTTTTTTTGGTTTTCCTTTTCCATTTCACCGTTGTCCGAGCCTTCAAACTCTTTTTTAAACTTGGTTTTCGAAAAACAACTTTCATAATAATCTTAACCCTCGCTAGTTAGTTCAATAATAACTATGTATGGTATTTAGTCAATATCATTTCTGCCACTTTGAACCTAAAAAATCAACTTTTGTGTATTTTATTAATAGTAATGAATGATGAGCTAGAAAACAATACTTTTTAGCTTTTTTGCTGTAAACAAGTTTTTTCGTCCATTATAGCGATTTACTTCGTCTATTTAAGGGTTTGTAAGGTCTATTATGCTAAATGCTAGCTTCACTTATTTAACCCTAGGCAATTTTATGGTAGAATAGAAGAATATTAGTAGAAGGTAGGATTGTCACTTTTGGCTCAACTCTATTATAAATATGGAACCATGAATTCTGGAAAGACCATTGAGATTTTGAAAGTTGCTCATAACTATGAAGAACAAGGCAAACCAGTTGTTATTATGACTTCGGCACTTGATACGCGTGAAGGTTATGGTGTTGTTTCAAGTCGTATTGGCATGCGTCGCAAGGCGATTGCTATTACGGAAGAAATGGATATTTTTGCTTTTATTCAAGAATTACCAGAAAAACCGTACTGTGTTTTAATTGATGAATGTCAATTTTTAACGAAAAAGCATGTCTATGATTTGGCGCGTGTTGTTGATGATTTGGACGTCCCTGTGATGGCTTTTGGGTTAAAAAATGATTTTCAAAATGAATTGTTCGAAGGCTCCAAATATCTACTGTTATTAGCAGATAAAATTGATGAAATTAAAACCATTTGTCAATTTTGTTCTAAAAAAGCAACCATGGTTTTGCGAACTGAAAATGGCAAGCCTATTTACGAAGGAAATCAAATTCAAATCGGCGGAAACGAAACCTATATCCCCGTTTGCCGTAAACATTATTTTAACCCAATGATTTCCAAAGAAAAATAAGAAAATGAATTTGCAAAAGAGAGGTTAATCGAAAACAAATGAATATTTATGATCAGCTACAAGCGGTTGAGGACCGTTACGAAGAATTAGGCGAATTGCTATCTGACCCTGATGTCGTTAGTGATACCAAACGATTTATGGCTTTGTCTAAGGAAGAAGCGAGCACACGTGAAACCGTAACTGTTTACCGCGAATACAAACAAATTCTTCAAAACATCGAAGATGCTGAAGAAATGATTAAAGACGCTGGTGGCGATCCTGAACTTGAAGAAATGGCGAAAGAGGAACTCAAAGACTCAAAAGCATCTAAAGAAGAATACGAAGAAAAACTTAAAATTCTTCTTTTACCAAAAGATCCAAACGATGACAAAAACATCATCTTGGAAATCCGTGGTGCTGCTGGTGGTGACGAAGCTGCGCTCTTTGCTAGCGACCTTCTTCAAATGTATCAAAAATATGCTGAAAACCAAGGATGGAAATTCGATGTCATGGAAGCTTCTTACAACGGTGTTGGTGGTATCAAAGAGGTTGTTGTCATGGTATCTGGTCAATCTGTTTACTCTAAGTTGAAATACGAATCAGGTGCTCACCGTGTTCAACGTGTCCCTGTCACAGAAAGTCAAGGTCGTGTTCATACCTCGACAGCAACCGTCCTTGTCATGCCAGAGGTTGAAGAAGTCGAATACGAAATCGATCCAAAAGACTTGCGTGTGGATATTTACCACGCCTCAGGTGCTGGTGGACAAAACGTCAACAAAGTTGCGACAGCTGTTCGTATGGTTCACATTCCAACTGGTATTAAAGTCGAAATGCAAGAAGAACGTACGCAACAGAAAAACCGTGACAAAGCCATGAAAATTATTCGTGCGCGTGTTGCTGACCACTTTGCCCAAATTGCTCAAAATGAACAAGATGCTGAACGTAAATCAACAATCGGTACAGGTGACCGTTCAGAACGTATCCGTACTTATAATTTCCCACAAAACCGTGTCACAGACCACCGCATTGGTTTAACATTGCAAAAATTAGATACGATTTTGTCAGGAAAACTAGACGAAGTTATCGATGCTCTTATTCTTTTTGACCAAACTAAGAAATTAGAAGAGTTAAATCAATAATGAATTACGCTGAAACAATCAGCCAACTAGAAAAACAATTACAAGCAATCGGCGAGGACCCAGAAAATCTCACTTACGTTTTCCGTGAATTAAAAGGTTGGACCTTGCTCGACTTCATCTTACATCAGAACCAAGCTATCACTGAAAAAGACCAAATGTTACTCGAGCAAATCATGGTTCAGTTGACAGCACATCGATCACCTCAGTACATCACAGGGAAAGCCTATTTTCGCGATTTAGAGCTTTCAGTTGACGAGCGTGTTTTGATTCCACGACCTGAAACTGAGGAGCTGGTTGATTTGGTTTTAAAGGAAAATAGCAGAGCTGACTTGCGAGTTTTAGATATTGGTACAGGAAGCGGTGCGATTGCCATTTCGCTCAAGGCTGCGCGACCAAATTGGCAAGTAACCGCCTCTGACATTTCAGCAGACGCCCTACAATTAGCGAAAGAGAATGCCCTCAAAAATCAAGTAGAGCTGACCTTGATTCAATCTGATGTTTTTAGCCAAATTACAGAAAGATTTGATATGATTATTTCAAATCCGCCCTATATTGCTTATGACGATGAAGATGAAGTTGGCATTAATGTGCTCGCTTCAGAACCGCATTTAGCACTTTTTGCAGATGAAAACGGCTTTGCCATTTATCGTCAGATTATTGAGAATGCTAGTGAGCATTTGACCGAAAACGGAAAACTTTATTTTGAAATTGGTTATAAACAAGGAGAAGGTTTGCGTGCTTTGTTGAGCAAGCATTTTCCTGCTAAACGCGTTCGTGTCATTAAAGATATGTTCGGTAAAGATAGAATGGTCGTGATGGATAATGACTGATTTAGAAACAATTTTGCAAAATGGTGGAGCGGTGATTTTACCGACAGAAACCGTTTATGGGCTTTTTGCTCAAGCGATGAATGAGAATGCCGTTGAGCATGTTTACCAACTCAAACGTCGTCCTAAAGACAAGGCGATGAATCTCAACGTAGCTGATTTTGAGACAATTTTAGCTTTTTCAAAACAGCAACCAAGTTATCTCAAAAAGCTTTATGATGCTTTTTTACCTGGTCCGTTAACCATTATTTTACAAGCTAATGACCGCGTGCCAGCTTGGATCAATTCTGGCTTATCAACAATTGGTTTTAGAATTCCCAATCACCCACAAACCTTGAAATTGATTAAGAAAGCTGGCCCCTTAATTGGTCCGTCAGCTAACATTTCTGGACAAGAAAGTGGGAAAGTTTTCAAGGAAATTCAAAAACAGTTCGGTGGTACTGTGACTGGTTTTGCTGACGATGCTGCCTTAACAGGGGTTGACTCGACAATTTTGGATTTATCTGGAAAAACTGCTCGTATTTTACGTCAAGGTGCGATTACCAAAAACGACTTATTAACAGTTGTGCCTGATTTAACATTTACGAAAGAGTGATTTTTGGAAAATTCTTCTCATACTGATGCAGCTTTTACATCATCTTGGAGCTGCCAAACTTTTAAGGAATGTGACATGATCTTATCAAAAAGGAGATAAGGATATGATTTTTGACAAGGAAAACTACGAAACATTTGACAAAGAACTCTGGGAAGCAGTGCATGCTGAAGAAGTTCGTCAACAAAATAACATAGAACTCATTGCCTCTGAAAATGTTGTTTCAAAAGCTGTCATGGCAGCTCAAGGCACATTGTTAACCAATAAATACGCTGAAGGATACCCTGGCAAACGTTATTATGGCGGAACAGATTGTGTGGATATCGTTGAAAATTTAGCGATTGACCGTGCAAAAGAATTATTCGGAGCTAAATTTGCGAATGTCCAACCTCATTCAGGAAGTCAAGCTAATGCCGCAGCTTATATGGCTTTGATTCAACCTGGCGATACAGTCCTTGGAATGGATTTGGCTGCTGGTGGACATTTGACACACGGTGCTCCTGTTAGTTTTTCAGGGAAAACATACCACTTTATTTCTTACACGGTTGATCCTGTGACAGAACGCATTGATTATGATAAATTAGCCGAGCTAGCAGAAGAAGTGAAACCAAAATTGATTGTAGCGGGAGCATCAGCTTACTCACGTATTATTGATTTTCAACGTTTTCGTGCCATAGCAGATAGTGTCGGTGCTTATCTTATGGTGGATATGGCGCACATTGCAGGTCTTGTGGCATCAGGTCATCATCCAAGCCCAGTTCCTTATGCGCATATTACAACCACAACGACACATAAGACGCTTCGCGGTCCTCGTGGTGGATTGATTTTAACAAATGACGAAGCTCTCGCTAAAAAAATCAATTCTGCTGTTTTCCCTGGATTGCAAGGTGGACCATTGATGCATGTCATTGCAGGTAAAGCTGTCGCGCTCAAAGAAGCGTTGGACCCTGCTTTCAAAGAATATGGCGAAAATGTGATTAAAAATGCTGCCGCTATGGCTGATGTCTTTAATCAACACCCAAATTTCCGTGTGATTTCAGGCGGCACAGACAATCATGTCTTTCTTGTTGACGTGACAAAAGTCGTTGAAAATGGGAAAGTGGCGCAAAATGTCCTTGAGTCTGTTAACATCACGCTCAATAAAAATTCAATTCCATTTGAAACTTTATCACCGTTTAAAACATCAGGTATTCGTATCGGTTCACCAGCGATTACGAGCCGTGGCATGGGTGAAAAAGAATCGCGTGCTATTGCTGAATTGATTGTTAAGGCACTTGAAAATTATCAAAACGAAACTATTTTAGAGGAGGTTCGTCGCGAGGTTAAAGCATTGACAGATGCCTTCCCGCTTTATTAACGAACAGTTGAATATTATTTGGGTATTCAACCACAAAACTAATCATGATTGATTTATATATTAAACGCATTGTTATTCATCAATTTACACCCAACGATACTGAGCTGATCTTGTCAGACCAATTGTTGACAATCACGCCACGTATTGATGAGTATTTTCGTAAAAAACTAAGCAAAGTTTTCTCAGATGAAGCTAAACGTGGAATGTTTGCAGAAGATAATGTCTTTCTTAGCTATTTAAGTGATGATTTGATGGAGTCATCTGTTAAGATTGCCCAACTTTGGAAAGAAGAATTTGTCATCTCGGAAAATCAAAAAACAAATGATTTGGTTTTTATCCAATTTGACAAAGACGGTGTTGAACATTTTGCCTTTCTTCGTATTGCTTTGAAGGAAAATTTCACCCATATTTCTAGTGATAGTGAAAGTCCGATTAAGGTGACACAAAATAATCTGCCGTCAGCTGCGCAAACACCAGATGAAGCTTTGGTGATTAATTGCTCTAATCATCATTATTATTTGATTGAGAAGCGTGTCAAGCATAATGGTAGCTTTGCTAATTATTTTTCAGAAAATCTCTTGCAAGTCCAACCAGAGCAATCGGTGAAAAAATCGATAAGAATGGTTGAACAAACAGCGCAGAAAATTGCTGAAAGTTTCCAACAAGATGATTTTGCTTTCCAATCCAAAATGAAAGCTGCTATCCATAAAAATCTGGAAGAAGAGCAAGAATTATCACCAGAAAAATTGGCAGACCAACTTTTTGATAGTAATTTGACTGCTCGTTTAACTTTTGTTGATGAGTTAAAAGAAAGTATTCCAGAACCAATTCAAGTAGCAGATATTGACCATTCACGTCAGACGAAAAAATTGGAAAATCAGAAGTTATCCCTATCCAATGGTATTCAACTGATTGTACCTAATAATGTCTATGACGACGCTGAATCGGTAGAATTTATCCAAAATCCAAATGGAACCTATTCTATCTTGATTAAAAATATAGAGGATATTCAAAATAAATAATGTTTAAGTTCTTAGGGCGTCTAATCATACTGGGCTTTGTCATTTTTTGTGGTTACCAAACGTATGTGGTTCACAAAAACGTACAAAATGTTTTACAGTATAAAGATATGGTCAAGGAGATTTTAGACGACAACGATACCACCGCCAATGTTGATTTGGTCTTGGCGATGATTTACACGGAGACCAAGGGAGATGACGGTGATGTTATGCAATCAAGCGAAAGTTCAGACGGTGTTGCTAATTCCATTACGGATAGCCAGACCAGTATTCGTCAAGGCGTGACGGTACTTTCAGAAAATCTTACCTTGGCAGATGAAGCAGGAGTAGATGTCTGGACGGCCGTGCAAGCTTACAATTTCGGAACTGCTTATATTGATTACGTGGCAAAAAATGGTGGCGAAAATACGATTGCTTTGGCAACAGCTTATTCTCGTAATGTTGTCGCTCCAAGTCTTGGAAATACAACGGGAGAAACTTATTTTTATTACCATCCCCTTGCCCTTATCTCAGGTGGAAAATTGTATAAAAATGGTGGGAATATTTATTATTCTCGTGAAGTTCACTTTAATCTGTATTTGATTGAATTGATGAGTTTATTTTAAAATGACATGAGAGCTAATGCTCTATTAGAAAAGAGAAGAATGAAAGCATTAAGTCATTATTTTAAAGGGTACCTCAAGGAGACAATCTTAGGTCCCCTTTTCAAATTGTTTGAAGCATCTTTCGAGCTTTTAGTTCCGATTATTATTGCTAGAATTGTTGATACCATTATCCCTCATCATGATAAAAATCACCTTTATATGATGGTAGGGCTGTTATTTTTACTGGCAATTGTTGGGATGTTTGTAGCTATTACAGCACAATATTTTTCTTCCAAGGCTGCCGTTGGCTACACACGTCAGTTGACAAAGGATTTATTTAAAAAAATCATGGGCTTGAGTAAAGAGGATCGTGACCAGCTGACAACATCTAGTTTAGTAACGCGTTTGACAAGCGATACTTACCAAATTCAAACAGGTATCAACCAATTTTTACGTCTGTTTTTACGAGCACCGATTATTGTTTTTGGTGCGATTATCATGGCATTTACCATTAGTCCTAAAATGACGATTGACTTCTTGTTAATGGTGGTGATTTTGTTTGCGATTGTCTTTACCATGTCGCACTTGCTCAATCCGATTTACGCAAAGATTCGTCAGGCTACCGATAGAATTGTCAATATGACACGCCAGCAATTAGAAGGTGTGCGTGTGATTCGTGCCTTTGGTCAGGTTGTAGCAGAAGAACAAGAATTTGCGGCAGCCAACCAAGATTATACTGACTTGCAAATTAAAGCTGGTCACCTATCAAGTCTCGTAACGCCGTTGACTTATCTGGTGGTTAATGGCACATTGATTTTGGTGATTTGGCAAGGAAATCTTGAAATCGGTCGTGGGCTTTTGTCACAAGGAATGTTGATTGCTTTGGTGAATTACCTCTTGCAAATTTTGACGGAATTGCTCAAGATGACCATGCTTGTCACATCATTGAACCAATCTTTTATCAGCGCTAAACGTATCACAGAAGTATTTGAAAAGGATTCTGAAAATTTGGCAACTGAGCTGATACAAAGTGAGTCAGCATTTGCTTTGGCGGTCAAAGACATGACGTTCACCTATCCAACCGCTGCCGAGCCGTCGCTGTCACATATTGATTTTAGTGTGAACGCTGGTGACTTTTTAGGTGTGATTGGTGGAACAGGCTCTGGGAAATCAACTTTAGTCGAACTTCTCACTCATCTCTACACACCGCAAGAGGGAAGCTTAGCTATTTTTCAAAATCAGCACTCTCCTAAAACACTTGGGGAATGGCGTTCTTGGGTCAATGTGGTGCCACAAAAGGCAGAGTTATTTCAAGGAACAATTCGTTCAAATTTGATTTTGGGAATTCGTGATGAGGTGAGTGATAATGAGCTCTGGAGAGCTTTGGATATTGCTCAAGCTAGCGATTTTGTGTCAGAAAAAGAGGGACAATTGGATGCCAAGGTTGAGGCATTTGGTCGTAATTTCTCTGGCGGACAACGTCAACGTTTGACAATTGCGCGTGCGCTTGTTAGAAAAGCGCCGTTCTTAATCTTGGATGATTCGACATCAGCGCTTGATTATTTAACAGAAGCGAAGTTGCTATCAGCCATTCATGAGGAATTAAAAGAAGTGACTCTTGTTTTGATTTCACAACGCACTAATAGCTTGAAAGCAGCTGATAAGATTTTGCTGCTAGATAGAGGACATCAACTTGGTTTTGCCAGCCATGATGAGTTACTCAAGCAAAATGATGTTTACCGCGCTATTCATTACTCACAACACCAAGAAGAAAAGGAGGCGTAAGATGAAGGCAAAAAATCAAAATCATACTAGCCGCCGTTTGTTCCAAGATCTTTTATCACAAAAAGGACTTGTTCTTGGTGCCACACTTGGAACGATTG
Coding sequences within:
- a CDS encoding FAD:protein FMN transferase; translation: MQLTHSVKMMGTIIDIVVDSDTPQQHIKETCHLLTVYKNRFSANDNDSELMIINHNAGIAPVTVHPDLFELIELGKTHSLLQPSNLDIAIGPLVQSWRIGFEDTKVPDKENIQKAIALANPEHIILNAAEKSVFLNHKGMKIDLGALAKGYIADKIMDYLKTENVSSAMINLGGNVLVYGDNPKRENGVWHIGIQHPQKQRGNNLGILTIKNKSVVTSGIYERHLQVGDKDYHHIFDRHTGYPIETDMASLTIVSDLSVDCEIWTTRLFGLPIKQAFETIQSTPNIEGIIITKDNRFAITSGLKQDFQLLYS
- a CDS encoding 4-oxalocrotonate tautomerase; its protein translation is MPFVKIDLFEGRTEEQKIELAREVTEVVSRVAKAPKEAIHVFINDMPEGTYYPHGEMKKKN
- a CDS encoding thymidine kinase, yielding MAQLYYKYGTMNSGKTIEILKVAHNYEEQGKPVVIMTSALDTREGYGVVSSRIGMRRKAIAITEEMDIFAFIQELPEKPYCVLIDECQFLTKKHVYDLARVVDDLDVPVMAFGLKNDFQNELFEGSKYLLLLADKIDEIKTICQFCSKKATMVLRTENGKPIYEGNQIQIGGNETYIPVCRKHYFNPMISKEK
- the prfA gene encoding peptide chain release factor 1; translated protein: MNIYDQLQAVEDRYEELGELLSDPDVVSDTKRFMALSKEEASTRETVTVYREYKQILQNIEDAEEMIKDAGGDPELEEMAKEELKDSKASKEEYEEKLKILLLPKDPNDDKNIILEIRGAAGGDEAALFASDLLQMYQKYAENQGWKFDVMEASYNGVGGIKEVVVMVSGQSVYSKLKYESGAHRVQRVPVTESQGRVHTSTATVLVMPEVEEVEYEIDPKDLRVDIYHASGAGGQNVNKVATAVRMVHIPTGIKVEMQEERTQQKNRDKAMKIIRARVADHFAQIAQNEQDAERKSTIGTGDRSERIRTYNFPQNRVTDHRIGLTLQKLDTILSGKLDEVIDALILFDQTKKLEELNQ
- a CDS encoding nucleobase:cation symporter-2 family protein, translating into MRKMEMNEQKHSQAAILGLQHLLAMYAGSILVPIMIAGALNYSAEQLTYLISTDIFMCGVATFLQLQLRKHFGIGLPVVLGCAFQSVAPLSIIGAKQGSGYMFGALIVSGIYVILISGIFSKIADFFPPVVTGSVITTIGLTLIPVAIGNMGNNADSPTAQSMILALITIAIVLAVNVFAKGFIKSIAILIGLIGGTIIAAFMGLVDTSVVTEAPLVHIPQPFYFGAPKFEITSIVMMCIIATVSMVESTGVYLALSDLTGEKLDSKRLRNGYRAEGAAVLLGGIFNTFPYTGFSQNVGLVRISGIKTRRSIYYTALFLIILGLLPKFGAMAQMIPSPVLGGAMIVLFGMVALQGMQMLNQVDFQHNEHNFIIAAVSIACGVGFDGTNLFNSLPSTLQMFLTNGIVIATLFAVVLNLILNGKTKTEETK
- the guaC gene encoding GMP reductase, whose product is MYNEMPVFDYEDIQLIPNKCIISSRSEADTQVTLGDYTFKLPVIPANMQTIIDENIAEDLAKNGYFYIMHRFDEEARKPFVERMHEQGLIASISVGVKDYEYDFVTSLKDDAPEFITIDIAHGHSDSVINMIQHIKKELPKTFVIAGNVGTPEAVRELENAGADATKVGIGPGKVCITKVKTGFGTGGWQLAALRWCAKAARKPIIADGGIRTHGDIAKSIRFGATMVMIGSLFAGHLESPGKLVEVDGEQYKEYYGSASEYQKGEHKNVEGKKILLPVKGHLKDTLVEMQEDLQSAISYAGGRDLHSLTRVDYVIVKNSIWNGDSI
- a CDS encoding xanthine phosphoribosyltransferase yields the protein MKLLENRILNDGNVLGEDILKVDSFLTHQVDYELMQEIGKVFADAYKDAGITKVVTIEASGIAPALYAAQAMNVPMIFAKKAKNITMTEGILTAEVYSFTKRVTSTVSIASKFLSEDDTVLIVDDFLANGQAAKGLLEIIGQAGAKVAGIGIVIEKSFQTGRQLLEETGVPVTSLARIKEFKDGQVVFMEADA